The Peptococcaceae bacterium 1198_IL3148 genome includes a region encoding these proteins:
- a CDS encoding dihydroorotase codes for MQLLIKGGNLVNTEKLTIEKADVLINDGVITAISEQLPINGAEVIEAADKLVCPGLIDMHVHLREPGFEAKETIATGTRAAAMGGFTAVACMPNTNPIVDNAAVVRSILELVRAEGVVKVYPIAAITKGSKGAEITEMGDLKEAGAIALSDDGQPVSDSGVMRRGMQYAHMLGLPVISHSEDKSLAAEGAMHEGYYSTVLGLKGIPAAAEEVMVARDILLAENTGCRLHLAHISTAGSVELVRQAKRRGVKVTCEVTPHHFTLTDADVVGYNTATKVNPPLRTAADVAAVKEGLADGTIDVIATDHAPHTAEEKAVEYQYAPFGLVGLETAVGLVFTELVAPGVLTAAQAIAKLSCMPAAVLAVPGGKLAVGERADITIIDPERKEKVDPTGFASKSKNSPFVGRVLKGLPVVTMVNGKIVMKDRRLTI; via the coding sequence TTGCAACTTCTAATTAAGGGCGGCAATCTAGTTAATACAGAAAAGTTAACCATAGAGAAGGCCGATGTGCTAATAAATGATGGTGTCATTACCGCCATCAGTGAACAATTACCAATTAACGGGGCGGAGGTTATTGAGGCAGCGGATAAACTGGTTTGTCCGGGGTTAATTGATATGCATGTGCATTTGCGGGAACCGGGATTTGAAGCCAAAGAAACTATTGCCACCGGCACTAGGGCGGCGGCAATGGGTGGCTTTACGGCGGTGGCCTGCATGCCCAATACCAACCCAATTGTCGATAATGCTGCGGTGGTGCGGTCCATTTTAGAACTTGTTCGGGCGGAGGGGGTAGTGAAGGTTTATCCCATTGCCGCCATTACCAAAGGCTCTAAAGGGGCAGAAATCACTGAGATGGGCGATTTGAAGGAAGCCGGAGCCATTGCACTATCCGATGATGGGCAACCGGTTAGCGACTCTGGGGTAATGCGCCGGGGTATGCAATACGCCCACATGTTAGGATTGCCTGTGATATCCCACAGTGAGGACAAATCGTTGGCAGCGGAAGGGGCAATGCATGAAGGTTACTACAGCACGGTGCTGGGACTCAAGGGTATTCCGGCGGCAGCGGAGGAAGTGATGGTGGCCAGAGATATTTTGCTGGCGGAAAACACTGGCTGCCGGTTGCACTTGGCCCATATCAGTACTGCTGGTTCGGTTGAACTGGTGCGGCAGGCGAAACGCAGAGGAGTGAAGGTCACCTGTGAAGTGACACCACATCATTTTACCCTAACCGATGCCGATGTGGTGGGCTACAACACCGCCACCAAAGTAAATCCACCCTTACGGACAGCAGCGGATGTGGCGGCGGTTAAAGAAGGTTTGGCTGACGGCACCATAGATGTCATTGCCACTGATCATGCGCCCCATACTGCCGAAGAAAAGGCGGTGGAATACCAATACGCTCCCTTCGGTCTGGTGGGGTTAGAAACCGCTGTGGGGCTGGTGTTCACTGAATTGGTGGCTCCGGGAGTACTGACAGCGGCCCAAGCCATTGCTAAGCTAAGCTGTATGCCAGCGGCAGTGTTGGCAGTGCCCGGCGGTAAATTAGCGGTGGGTGAAAGGGCGGATATTACTATTATTGATCCAGAGCGCAAAGAAAAAGTTGATCCCACAGGGTTCGCCAGCAAAAGTAAAAATAGTCCCTTTGTTGGTAGAGTGCTAAAAGGACTTCCGGTAGTAACGATGGTTAACGGAAAAATTGTGATGAAGGATAGACGATTAACTATCTAG
- a CDS encoding DUF441 domain-containing protein, translated as MLVALLLIGIISRSNLIATAACVLLIFKLSNINFIFPLLEKRGLELGLLFLLLSILVPMATGKVTEKDLIYNLTSLPGIMAIIGGALATHLNQHGLKLLQIDPEIIFGLVLGSIIGIVFFNGQPVGPLMAAGVAALFLEVFSYFR; from the coding sequence ATGTTGGTGGCACTATTATTGATTGGCATTATCTCCCGCTCAAACCTTATTGCCACCGCAGCTTGTGTGTTACTAATTTTTAAACTCTCTAATATAAATTTTATATTCCCGCTCTTGGAGAAAAGAGGGCTGGAGTTAGGTTTGCTTTTTTTATTGCTTTCTATTTTAGTGCCCATGGCCACAGGCAAAGTTACCGAGAAAGATTTAATATATAACCTAACTTCACTGCCAGGAATTATGGCCATCATTGGCGGTGCATTAGCCACCCACTTAAACCAACACGGGCTAAAGCTGCTACAAATTGATCCGGAAATAATTTTTGGGTTAGTGTTGGGCTCAATTATTGGCATTGTATTCTTTAATGGACAACCAGTCGGTCCATTGATGGCCGCCGGTGTAGCGGCCTTATTTCTAGAAGTATTCAGTTACTTCCGTTAG
- the carA gene encoding glutamine-hydrolyzing carbamoyl-phosphate synthase small subunit has translation MQALLALENGSIFKGKAFGATGERWGEVVFNTGMTGYQEVLTDPSYCGQIVVMTYPLIGNYGINKDDFEAKRSYVRGFVVREECDKPSNWRSSNQVGEFLAREGVVGISGIDTRALTRTIRNYGTMRAIISTEETDPAVLVERAKTVPQLTGQQLVPTVATKEQYIVPGTGHKVALIDFGAKQNIVRRLNDRDCEVVVLPPTISAEEILAIKPAGLMLSNGPGDPMDVPGAVATVKQLIGKMPMFGICLGHQVLGLALGGKTYKLKFGHRGANHPVKDLRTGRVYITSQNHSFAIETDSLPADVEISHINLNDDTVEGLRHKTLPMFSVQYHPEAAPGPEDSAYLFDQFIELMNNNQ, from the coding sequence ATGCAAGCGCTATTAGCATTAGAAAATGGTTCGATATTTAAAGGCAAAGCCTTTGGTGCCACTGGTGAGCGTTGGGGTGAGGTGGTATTTAACACCGGCATGACCGGTTATCAAGAAGTATTAACAGATCCTTCCTATTGCGGCCAAATAGTGGTGATGACCTACCCGTTAATTGGCAACTATGGTATCAATAAAGATGATTTTGAAGCAAAAAGATCCTACGTCCGTGGCTTTGTGGTGCGGGAGGAATGTGATAAACCCAGTAACTGGCGGTCCAGCAATCAAGTCGGTGAATTTTTAGCCCGGGAAGGGGTTGTGGGCATATCTGGCATTGACACCCGAGCGTTGACGAGGACTATCAGAAATTATGGAACTATGCGGGCCATTATCAGTACCGAAGAAACAGACCCAGCGGTGTTGGTGGAGCGGGCAAAGACAGTACCGCAACTAACTGGCCAGCAACTGGTGCCCACGGTGGCCACCAAAGAGCAGTACATTGTGCCGGGGACCGGTCACAAAGTGGCATTAATTGATTTTGGTGCGAAACAGAATATTGTGCGTCGCTTAAATGACCGAGACTGCGAAGTGGTGGTGTTGCCCCCCACCATCAGTGCCGAAGAAATACTGGCAATAAAGCCAGCCGGCTTGATGTTATCAAATGGACCGGGGGACCCGATGGATGTGCCCGGTGCAGTGGCCACAGTTAAACAACTAATCGGCAAGATGCCGATGTTTGGCATCTGCCTTGGCCATCAGGTGCTGGGATTGGCGCTGGGTGGCAAAACTTACAAACTTAAGTTTGGCCATCGGGGCGCTAACCATCCGGTGAAGGATTTGCGAACCGGGCGGGTTTACATTACTTCTCAAAACCACAGCTTTGCCATAGAGACTGACAGTTTGCCGGCAGATGTGGAAATTTCTCATATCAACCTAAATGACGACACGGTGGAGGGTTTAAGACATAAAACGCTGCCAATGTTTTCAGTTCAATATCATCCCGAGGCTGCTCCAGGGCCAGAGGATTCAGCTTACCTATTTGATCAGTTTATCGAACTAATGAATAATAATCAGTAA
- the pyrR gene encoding bifunctional pyr operon transcriptional regulator/uracil phosphoribosyltransferase PyrR: MDGKKKAQILDDNGMRRALTRIAHEIIERNKGVDNVALVGIRRRGVPLAERLAERIKDIEGTEVPVGILDITLYRDDLTTLAQQPLVHQTKVDFPVAGKVVVLVDDVLYTGRTARAALDAIIDLGRPKAIQLMVMVDRGHRELPIRADYVGKNVPTSLKEVVSVMLKEIDNEDGVIILEQPD; the protein is encoded by the coding sequence ATCGATGGTAAAAAGAAAGCGCAGATATTAGATGATAATGGGATGCGCCGGGCTTTGACTCGTATCGCTCACGAAATTATTGAACGGAATAAAGGCGTGGACAACGTAGCTTTAGTAGGCATTCGTAGACGTGGGGTACCGCTGGCTGAAAGGCTGGCTGAGCGGATCAAGGATATTGAAGGTACAGAGGTGCCGGTGGGCATTCTGGATATCACTCTTTACCGAGATGACTTGACCACGTTGGCTCAACAGCCGCTGGTGCATCAAACGAAGGTGGATTTTCCTGTGGCTGGAAAGGTAGTTGTGTTGGTGGATGATGTGCTTTATACCGGACGCACTGCCAGGGCAGCCTTGGATGCCATTATCGATTTGGGACGTCCCAAAGCCATTCAGTTGATGGTGATGGTGGACCGTGGCCATCGGGAATTGCCCATCAGGGCTGATTATGTCGGTAAAAATGTGCCAACCTCCCTTAAAGAGGTGGTATCGGTAATGTTAAAAGAAATTGATAACGAAGATGGAGTAATAATTTTGGAACAGCCAGATTAA
- the carB gene encoding carbamoyl-phosphate synthase large subunit, with protein sequence MPRRSDIKKVLVIGSGPIVIGQAAEFDYAGTQACRALKEEGLEVVLVNSNPATIMTDVHMADRVYIEPITAEFITRIIEQEKPDGLLPTLGGQVGLNMAMQLAEAGVLDRTGVKLLGTQLTAIKKAEDREMFKAMMAELNEPVPESAIVESLEEAKEFASKVGFPLIVRPAYTLGGTGGGMVNNEEELKATTIKGLKYSLIGQVLIERSVSGWKEIEYEVIRDGADNCITVCNMENFDPVGVHTGDSIVVAPSQTLSDHEHQMLRSASIKIIRALKIEGGCNVQFALDPNSFQYYVIEVNPRVSRSSALASKATGYPIAKVAAKIAIGLRLDEIRNAVTDKTYACFEPALDYVVVKFPRWPFDKFTMADRRLGTQMKATGEVMSIGRTFEAALLKAVRSLEIGLDSLELPVLKSLTSEQLREKVLASDDERLFALAESIGRGVTLDELHRLTKIDHWFLNCIKNIIQYEQQISAAYREQRLTADMLKQAKQMGIADERLAKLLGLTLVELREMRRKLAILPTYKMVDTCAAEFEAITPYYYSTYEMEDEGVVTTNNKVVVLGSGPIRIGQGVEFDYCSVQSVWALQEEGIEAVIINNNPETVSTDFDTADRLYFEPLLPGDVLNILEKEKPEGVIVQFGGQTAINLARPLEDAGYKIIGTSVADIDAAEDRERFDQLLTELEIPKPPGRTAFSVEEADKIAAEIGFPVLMRPSYVLGGRAMEIVYNRQDLLNYMATAVKVTPEHPVLVDKYLLGKELEVDAISDGETVLIPGIMEHVERAGVHSGDSIAVYPPQTISFRNQRLIVDYTTQLAKALKVKGMINIQYVLHNDQLYVLEVNPRSSRTVPFLSKITGIPMVKLATKCALGQKLTDMGYRGGLAPETKVIGVKAPVFSFAKLLDVDISLGPEMKSTGEVMGVDYDYKLALYKALVASGSNFPSRGTVLITVADKDKPEAVTIARELLEQGYSICATEGTADYLLNHHIKVAKVNKIGQQAPDIAQLIKAAQINLVINTMTRGKAPQRDGFKIRRAAVEHGIPCLTSLDTTWAMIEVLRKFKEGAKADILALQEFSRS encoded by the coding sequence ATGCCACGTCGTAGCGATATTAAAAAAGTGTTAGTAATTGGATCCGGGCCAATTGTTATCGGACAGGCTGCGGAATTTGATTATGCGGGCACCCAAGCCTGTAGGGCATTGAAAGAAGAGGGCCTAGAGGTGGTGCTGGTAAACTCTAACCCAGCCACAATTATGACTGATGTTCATATGGCGGACCGAGTATACATTGAACCGATAACTGCTGAGTTCATCACTAGAATAATTGAGCAAGAAAAACCCGATGGTTTACTGCCCACGTTGGGTGGTCAGGTGGGATTGAATATGGCTATGCAATTAGCTGAAGCCGGTGTGCTGGATCGCACTGGTGTTAAGCTGTTGGGTACCCAGTTAACCGCCATTAAAAAGGCCGAAGATCGAGAAATGTTTAAAGCCATGATGGCAGAGCTAAATGAACCGGTGCCGGAAAGTGCCATTGTGGAATCCTTAGAAGAGGCCAAAGAATTTGCCAGCAAAGTTGGGTTCCCATTAATTGTGCGCCCGGCCTACACATTAGGGGGAACCGGTGGCGGCATGGTTAATAACGAAGAAGAACTGAAGGCCACCACCATTAAGGGATTAAAATATAGCTTGATTGGCCAAGTTTTAATAGAGCGTAGCGTTTCAGGATGGAAGGAAATTGAGTATGAAGTAATTCGAGATGGGGCTGACAACTGCATTACTGTTTGTAACATGGAAAACTTTGATCCTGTGGGTGTGCATACCGGAGACAGCATTGTGGTGGCTCCTTCTCAAACACTGAGTGACCATGAGCACCAAATGCTGCGAAGTGCGTCTATAAAAATAATTAGAGCGCTGAAGATAGAAGGGGGCTGTAACGTACAGTTTGCCTTGGACCCTAACAGTTTTCAATACTATGTTATTGAGGTAAACCCCAGGGTTAGTCGTTCTTCGGCATTGGCATCAAAGGCCACCGGCTACCCAATCGCTAAAGTGGCTGCTAAAATCGCCATTGGTTTACGGCTGGATGAAATTAGAAATGCAGTTACTGATAAAACCTACGCCTGTTTTGAACCAGCCCTTGACTATGTGGTGGTTAAATTTCCCCGTTGGCCCTTTGATAAGTTTACCATGGCTGACCGTCGATTAGGCACTCAAATGAAGGCCACCGGTGAAGTGATGTCCATTGGTCGTACCTTTGAGGCGGCATTGTTAAAGGCAGTGCGTTCGTTGGAAATTGGGTTGGATAGTTTGGAATTGCCGGTGCTAAAGTCACTGACATCTGAGCAACTGAGAGAAAAAGTATTAGCCTCCGATGACGAAAGGTTATTTGCTTTAGCCGAATCCATTGGCCGGGGAGTAACACTGGATGAATTACATCGGCTAACAAAAATTGATCACTGGTTCTTAAATTGCATCAAAAACATTATCCAATACGAACAACAGATCAGTGCGGCCTATAGGGAGCAGCGGTTAACGGCGGACATGCTCAAGCAAGCTAAACAAATGGGCATTGCTGATGAACGGTTGGCCAAGTTGCTGGGTTTAACTTTAGTTGAGCTGCGGGAAATGCGCCGCAAACTGGCGATATTGCCCACCTATAAAATGGTGGATACCTGTGCAGCAGAGTTTGAGGCCATCACCCCCTATTACTATTCCACCTATGAAATGGAAGACGAAGGGGTGGTAACGACCAATAATAAAGTGGTGGTGCTGGGGTCAGGACCAATCCGCATTGGTCAAGGGGTAGAGTTTGACTATTGCTCTGTACAATCGGTGTGGGCACTCCAAGAGGAGGGCATTGAAGCGGTAATTATCAACAACAACCCAGAAACGGTCAGTACCGATTTTGATACCGCTGATCGATTGTATTTTGAACCGCTATTACCTGGGGATGTACTGAACATTTTAGAAAAAGAAAAACCCGAGGGTGTCATTGTGCAGTTTGGCGGTCAAACAGCCATTAACTTGGCCCGGCCGTTGGAAGATGCCGGTTATAAGATTATTGGCACTTCGGTGGCAGACATCGATGCCGCTGAAGATCGGGAGCGCTTTGATCAACTGCTGACCGAACTGGAAATTCCTAAGCCACCGGGGCGCACTGCCTTTTCGGTGGAAGAAGCTGATAAAATAGCCGCCGAAATCGGATTCCCAGTACTGATGCGTCCTTCCTATGTGCTGGGCGGTCGGGCCATGGAAATTGTCTATAATCGTCAGGACTTGTTAAATTACATGGCCACTGCGGTGAAGGTAACCCCGGAGCACCCAGTGTTGGTGGATAAGTATTTACTGGGCAAAGAATTAGAGGTTGATGCCATTAGTGATGGTGAGACGGTGTTGATTCCAGGCATAATGGAACATGTGGAGCGGGCCGGAGTGCATTCGGGAGATAGCATTGCGGTGTATCCCCCCCAAACCATCAGTTTTCGCAATCAACGGTTAATTGTGGACTATACCACCCAGTTGGCCAAAGCCTTGAAGGTTAAAGGGATGATCAACATTCAATATGTACTGCACAACGATCAGTTGTATGTACTGGAGGTTAACCCCCGTTCCAGCCGTACGGTGCCCTTTTTAAGTAAAATTACCGGTATTCCGATGGTTAAACTGGCCACTAAATGTGCGTTGGGGCAAAAATTAACCGATATGGGTTACCGGGGTGGCTTAGCGCCTGAAACCAAGGTGATTGGGGTAAAAGCACCGGTGTTCTCCTTCGCCAAATTGCTGGATGTAGATATTTCACTGGGGCCAGAGATGAAATCCACCGGTGAAGTGATGGGTGTAGATTACGATTACAAGCTGGCACTGTACAAAGCGTTGGTGGCTTCGGGAAGCAATTTTCCCTCCCGGGGTACGGTGCTTATCACAGTGGCAGATAAGGATAAACCGGAAGCGGTGACCATTGCTAGGGAACTGTTGGAGCAGGGCTATAGTATTTGTGCCACCGAAGGCACAGCTGATTATTTACTAAACCACCATATAAAAGTGGCCAAGGTGAACAAAATTGGTCAGCAGGCGCCGGATATAGCGCAATTAATCAAAGCTGCTCAAATAAATTTGGTCATTAACACCATGACCCGGGGCAAAGCGCCCCAGCGGGATGGTTTTAAAATTCGCCGGGCAGCTGTGGAACACGGTATTCCTTGCCTGACATCGCTGGATACCACCTGGGCAATGATTGAAGTGTTGCGCAAGTTTAAAGAAGGAGCTAAAGCAGATATATTGGCGTTGCAAGAATTTTCTAGATCATAA
- a CDS encoding phosphosulfolactate synthase has product MTESWGNNTWMGFLKFPLGDRNSKPRRNGLTMIIDKGLGLGETRDLLNLGSAYIDFVKLGFGTSALYDSDLLEEKINLVRSYNVDIYPGGTFLEVAILQNKLDQYLTTVKKLGFSGVEISDGTVILEDEVRAKAINKAAEMDLYVLTEVGKKDPHTRTPLSHLIQQVMSDINYGAQNVIVEGRESGKGVGLYDSTGKMIVTEMEELVAALPDPSVLIWEAPIKDQQQELILRFGPNVNLGNINAHEVLALEALRVGLRADTLISVCR; this is encoded by the coding sequence ATGACCGAAAGTTGGGGTAACAACACATGGATGGGTTTTTTAAAATTCCCCCTCGGAGATCGTAATAGCAAACCTAGAAGAAACGGTCTGACGATGATAATTGACAAAGGACTAGGATTAGGTGAAACCAGAGACTTGCTTAACTTAGGTAGTGCTTATATCGATTTTGTTAAGCTGGGTTTTGGCACCTCAGCACTGTACGATAGTGACTTGTTGGAAGAAAAAATTAATTTAGTGCGCTCTTACAACGTAGACATCTACCCAGGCGGCACCTTTTTGGAAGTGGCAATTCTACAAAATAAATTGGATCAATATTTAACCACTGTCAAAAAACTAGGATTTTCCGGTGTAGAAATTTCAGATGGTACCGTCATACTGGAGGATGAGGTTAGGGCTAAGGCCATTAACAAAGCAGCGGAAATGGACCTATACGTGCTAACAGAAGTGGGCAAAAAAGATCCCCATACCCGTACACCACTTAGTCATTTAATTCAACAAGTAATGTCAGATATCAATTACGGTGCTCAAAATGTAATTGTCGAAGGCCGTGAATCCGGAAAAGGAGTTGGCCTTTATGATTCTACGGGCAAAATGATTGTTACTGAAATGGAAGAACTGGTGGCAGCACTTCCGGATCCATCGGTTCTAATTTGGGAGGCTCCAATTAAGGATCAACAACAAGAGTTGATTCTACGCTTTGGTCCCAATGTAAATTTGGGCAACATTAATGCCCATGAAGTATTAGCGTTAGAAGCACTACGGGTGGGCCTACGGGCAGACACGTTGATTTCCGTCTGTAGATAG
- a CDS encoding aspartate carbamoyltransferase catalytic subunit encodes MGLQSKHMLGLQHASADDILAILDTAKAMKGIIKRKIKKVPTLRGRTVVTVFYENSTRTRTSFDLAAKYLSADTVGVSASNSSVQKGESLSDTALTIEAMGADVVVLRHPASGAAELLTNYVNCSVINAGDGMHEHPTQGLLDMFTMLEYKGSFAGLKVAIIGDILHSRVVRSNIWGLTKLGAEVRVAGPATLLPPEMEKMGVKVYTRVEEALADVDVINVLRIQLERQKQGLFPSLREYAQLYGINQERLKLAKADAIVMHPGPMNRGVEIADDVADCSQSVINEQVTNGVAVRMALLYLLTGGEAVATSN; translated from the coding sequence TTGGGCTTACAGAGTAAACACATGTTAGGGCTACAGCATGCATCAGCTGACGACATTTTAGCAATCCTGGATACTGCTAAAGCAATGAAAGGCATTATTAAAAGAAAAATTAAAAAAGTACCCACCCTCAGGGGGCGTACTGTGGTGACGGTGTTTTATGAAAACAGTACCAGAACTCGCACATCCTTTGATTTGGCCGCTAAGTATTTGAGTGCTGATACCGTGGGTGTCAGTGCTTCTAATAGTAGTGTGCAAAAGGGAGAGTCATTATCAGACACTGCATTGACGATAGAAGCCATGGGAGCCGATGTGGTGGTGCTGAGACACCCGGCATCTGGGGCAGCGGAATTGCTCACTAACTATGTTAATTGCTCGGTGATTAATGCTGGCGATGGCATGCACGAGCACCCTACCCAAGGGCTGTTGGATATGTTCACTATGTTGGAATATAAAGGTTCCTTTGCAGGCTTGAAGGTGGCCATCATTGGCGATATTTTGCACAGTCGGGTGGTTCGCTCAAATATTTGGGGATTAACTAAATTGGGGGCGGAGGTACGGGTGGCGGGACCGGCCACACTGTTGCCACCGGAGATGGAAAAGATGGGAGTAAAGGTTTACACAAGGGTGGAAGAAGCCTTAGCAGATGTGGATGTAATTAATGTATTGCGTATTCAATTGGAACGGCAAAAGCAGGGACTTTTTCCTAGCCTGCGGGAATATGCTCAGTTGTATGGTATTAACCAAGAACGGTTAAAGTTGGCTAAAGCGGATGCCATCGTTATGCACCCTGGGCCGATGAATCGGGGCGTGGAAATTGCTGATGATGTGGCAGACTGCAGTCAATCGGTAATAAATGAACAGGTAACCAATGGAGTGGCGGTACGGATGGCGCTGTTGTATTTACTGACGGGGGGTGAAGCCGTTGCAACTTCTAATTAA
- a CDS encoding YqhV family protein yields the protein MFHVFDKIIFSMAAMRFLSSMIEFSAALLMLKFNRVETALKINAVLALIGPTIMIIVTSLGIIGLAGKIPVSKMLFIVAGVTLIFVGVSRN from the coding sequence TTGTTCCATGTTTTTGATAAAATTATATTTAGTATGGCTGCAATGAGGTTTTTATCATCAATGATTGAATTTTCGGCGGCGTTGCTAATGCTAAAATTTAATCGAGTAGAAACTGCTTTAAAAATAAACGCGGTCTTAGCTTTGATTGGACCCACAATAATGATCATTGTTACTTCACTGGGAATAATTGGTTTGGCCGGCAAAATTCCAGTTAGTAAAATGCTGTTTATAGTTGCCGGGGTGACACTAATTTTTGTGGGGGTGAGCAGAAACTAA
- a CDS encoding MFS transporter has product MKVSKFALPALAGVPLIMVLGNSLLIPVLPAIENALNITKVQASLLITLFSIPAGIVIPLAGFLSDRFGRKKVIIPALILYGLGGVIAGLAAIFLKGNAYTVILVGRVIQGIGAAGTAPIAMALCGDLWRGKERAKSLGVIEASNGMGKVISPILGALIGTIFWYGAFIFFPAVVIPVVLGMWFLVKEPKQQKEPPRFKKYVSSIKTIFKNKAPLLLSCFLAGATALSIIFGVLFFLSDYLERELKMDGVIKGAALAIPVLFMSTTSYLTGMFINKRVKLMKTLVVAGLVIIAISMGLLPLFENIYLFFALISLAGIGTGLVLPCLNMLITSSTATDQRGMVTSLYGSVRFFGVAFGPPIFGWLMDIGRSVMFWSATGLAVVAALLAFFFIKVTAIQEAAKEKPSGKPQETKREKINPPQSTSDQKDNEAAGGLLVYVSPKGNTTIVSPIVNPAKKPLPNQQLEEEVINGQPNNQ; this is encoded by the coding sequence ATGAAAGTATCAAAATTTGCCTTGCCCGCATTGGCTGGCGTTCCATTAATCATGGTTTTGGGTAATTCTTTACTTATACCTGTGCTTCCGGCAATAGAAAATGCCTTAAATATAACCAAAGTACAGGCCAGTTTGTTAATTACGTTATTTTCCATACCAGCAGGAATAGTAATTCCGCTGGCTGGTTTTTTGTCTGACCGTTTTGGCCGCAAAAAAGTAATTATTCCAGCGTTAATACTGTATGGTCTCGGTGGCGTTATAGCAGGGTTGGCAGCCATTTTTTTAAAAGGGAATGCTTATACAGTGATTCTTGTTGGCCGTGTAATCCAAGGCATCGGTGCCGCAGGTACTGCACCGATAGCTATGGCGTTGTGTGGCGACCTTTGGCGAGGCAAAGAGCGGGCCAAATCTTTAGGCGTTATTGAAGCTTCCAACGGTATGGGTAAAGTGATCAGTCCTATACTTGGTGCACTGATTGGAACAATTTTTTGGTATGGCGCTTTTATTTTTTTTCCAGCAGTGGTTATTCCTGTAGTGCTTGGCATGTGGTTCTTGGTTAAAGAACCTAAACAGCAAAAGGAACCACCACGTTTTAAAAAATATGTCAGTTCAATTAAAACTATCTTTAAAAATAAAGCTCCCCTATTATTATCTTGTTTTTTGGCCGGTGCTACAGCATTATCCATTATTTTTGGTGTCTTATTCTTCTTATCGGACTACCTAGAAAGAGAATTAAAAATGGATGGGGTCATCAAAGGGGCCGCATTGGCTATTCCGGTACTGTTTATGAGTACCACATCCTACTTAACGGGTATGTTTATTAACAAGCGCGTAAAATTGATGAAAACTTTAGTGGTAGCCGGTTTAGTTATCATTGCCATTTCTATGGGCCTATTACCACTGTTTGAAAATATTTATCTTTTCTTTGCCCTCATCTCGTTGGCAGGCATTGGCACCGGCTTGGTATTACCCTGCTTAAATATGCTAATTACCAGTTCCACCGCCACTGATCAACGGGGCATGGTCACTTCCCTTTATGGTAGCGTCCGATTCTTTGGTGTGGCCTTTGGCCCACCAATCTTTGGCTGGCTGATGGATATCGGCAGATCTGTGATGTTTTGGAGCGCCACCGGATTGGCAGTGGTTGCTGCTCTGCTGGCTTTTTTCTTTATTAAAGTTACTGCCATTCAAGAGGCAGCAAAGGAAAAACCCAGTGGTAAACCGCAGGAAACAAAAAGGGAAAAGATTAACCCACCGCAATCAACATCAGATCAAAAGGACAATGAAGCCGCAGGCGGGTTACTAGTCTATGTTTCACCCAAAGGCAATACCACCATTGTTTCTCCAATAGTTAACCCAGCCAAGAAACCCTTGCCCAACCAACAACTGGAGGAAGAGGTAATAAATGGGCAGCCCAATAACCAGTAA